The following proteins are co-located in the Eublepharis macularius isolate TG4126 chromosome 5, MPM_Emac_v1.0, whole genome shotgun sequence genome:
- the FSD1 gene encoding fibronectin type III and SPRY domain-containing protein 1, with translation MGDQKDALRKIITTLAVKNEEIQNFIYVLKQMLQNVETNSDRVQQDLEVEFQSLYTLLDELKEGMLMKIKQDRASRTYELQNQLSACTKALESSEELLETANQTLQGAENHDFNQAAKQIKDSVTMAPAFRLSLKAKVSDNMSHLMVDFAQERRMLQSLKFLPVPSAPEIDTAESLVADNCVTLVWRMPEEDSKIDHYVLEYRKTNFEGPPRVKEDQPWMVIEGIKQTEYTLSGLKFDMKYMNFRVKACNKAVAGEFSEPVTLETRAFMFRLDASTSHQNLKVEDLSVEWDAMGGKVQDIKAREKDGKGRTASPVNSPARCVQSPKRMPSGRGGRDRFTAESYTVLGDMLIDGGDHYWEVRYDRDSKAFAVGVAYRTLGKFDQLGKTPSSWCLHLNNWLQVSFTAKHNNKAKILDVPVPDIIGIYCNFHEGFLSFYNAKTKQLLHTFRARFTQPVLPAFMVWCGSFHVYSGLQVPSTVKCLQKRNSATSSSNASLS, from the exons ATGGGGGACCAAAAG GACGCCTTGAGGAAGATCATCACAACCTTGGCCGTGAAGAACGAGGAGATCCAGAATTTCATTTATGTCCTGAAGCAGATGCTCCAGAATGTGGAG ACCAATTCAGACCGAGTGCAGCAGGACTTGGAGGTGGAGTTCCAGTCGCTCTACACCCTGCTAGACGAGCTGAAGGAAGGAATGCTGATGAAGATCAAGCAGGACCGAGCCAGCCGGACCTACGAGCTGCAG AATCAGCTGTCTGCTTGTACCAAAGCCTTGGAGAGCTCAGAAGAACTGCTGGAAACAGCCAACCAAACCCTCCAGGGAGCAGAGAACCACGATTTCAACCAG GCTGCTAAACAGATCAAGGACAG CGTCACAATGGCACCCGCCTTCCGGCTGTCCCTGAAGGCCAAAGTCAGCGACAATATGAGCCATCTGATGGTGGACTTTGCTCAAGAGCGTCGGATGCTGCAGTCCCTGAAATTCCTGCCAG TCCCCAGCGCACCTGAGATAGACACGGCCGAGTCCTTGGTGGCTGACAACTGCGTGACACTTGTATGGAGGATGCCTGAGGAGGACAGCAAAATCGACCATTATGTGCTTGAGTACCGCAAGACCAACTTCGAGGGGCCGCCCCGGGTCAAAGAAGATCAGCCTTGGATGGTCATAGAAGGAATTAAGCAAACCGAGTATACCCTGTCAG GCCTGAAATTTGACATGAAATACATGAATTTCCGTGTCAAAGCCTGCAACAAGGCTGTCGCTGGAGAGTTCTCGGAGCCCGTCACCCTGGAAACAAGAG CGTTTATGTTCCGCCTGGATGCCAGCACCAGCCACCAAAACCTCAAGGTGGAAGACCTCAGTGTGGAATGGGACGCCATGGGCGGGAAGGTGCAGGACATCAAAGCTCGAGAGAAAGATGGGAAGGGCCGCACAGCATCGCCCGTCAACTCCCCAGCCAG GTGTGTACAGTCCCCCAAAAGGATGCCATCAGGCCGTGGAGGGAGGGACCGCTTCACTGCCGAATCCTACACAGTGTTGG GGGATATGTTGATTGATGGCGGCGACCATTACTGGGAAGTACGCTACGACCGGGatagcaaagcttttgctgtCGGGGTGGCCTACAGGACTCTGGGCAAGTTTGACCAGCTGGGCAAGACACCTTCGTCATGGTGCCTCCACCTCAACAACTGGCTCCAGGTCAGCTTCACAGCAAAGCATAACAACAAAGCCAAGATCTTAGATGTACCCGTACCGGATATCATCGGCATCTACTGCAACTTCCACGAAG GTTTCCTCTCCTTCTACAATGCCAAAACAAAGCAACTGCTTCATACGTTCCGGGCCAGATTTACTCAACCAGTTCTTCCAGCCTTCATG GTCTGGTGTGGCAGTTTCCATGTCTATTCCGGCTTACAAGTCCCCAGTACCGTCAAATGCCTTCAGAAGCGGAACAGTGCCACAAGCAGTTCTAATGCCAGCCTGTCTTAG